TCCTATTGAATTCATGAAATGCCCATTTGTACTGCTCACTAGtactactacatgtatttgCGTTATGAGTATTGGCGTGTGCATTGTCAGATCGTATGTCTAGTCTGTTCGCCCTAAACATAACTCAAAGTTTGACCACGTGTATATTTTTCCAAAAACGAATACGTACAAGTGTATGTCTAGTCTTACTAAGCATGTTCTTCTTAGTGTAAGTTGTTCTTTCGTTCATATATTGTTTTTTGCTTTATCGATATTGCTGTAGAATTGCTTATTACGTTACTGCTTTTATCTAGTGCTCTAGTCATGAATATATCAGGGTATGTTTAGGAAAAGAGTCATTCTAGAGATGAAATTAATCAGAAAATACTGGCGTATTAGGGTGTCACTCACTAAATGGGCTGGGATAAAGGCTGGGATAAATCGGGCTATAAAGTGCCCCTTAACTCGGTCACGTTTACAAATGCACTGTTCTCAAACGACCTTAAAGCGTTGGGGAAGGCCGAACAGTCACCACCACCAAAACACTGCTATGACCATATGTTCCAAGGACATTTATAAAGTCAAAGTATCAAATTGATGTTTGATTTTTAGCAAATATTGTAGTGAAACGCATCAATTTTTTCTGGTATTCCAATGGCGCAATATTACTGGTAATCTGGTGGCACAGACTACCTGGTAGTGTATTGGCGCAGTAAACCTGATAGTCTAGTGCCGCAGTATACCTTGTAGTCTAGTGCCGCAGTATACCTGATAGTCTAGTGCCGCAGTATTCTTGGTAGTCTAGTGCCGCTGTATTCTTGGTAGTCTGGTAGCGTAGTATCCCTGGTAGTCTAGTGCCGCAGTATACCTTGTAGTCTAGTGCCTCAGTACACCTGGTAGTCTAGTGCCGCAGTACACCTGGTAGTCTAGTGCCGCAGTATTCACGGTAGTCTAGTGCCGCAGTATTCATGTTAGTCTAGGGCCGCAGTATTCACGGTAGTCTAGTACCGCAGTATTCACGGTAGTCTGGTAGCGGAGTATACCTGATAGTCTAATGGCGCAGTATTCATGGTAGTCTAGTGCCGCAGTACACCTGGTAGTCTAGTACCGCAGTATACCTGGTAGTCTAGTGCCGCAGTATTCTTGGTCGTCTAGTGCCGCATTATACCTGGCAGTCTAGTGCCGCAGTTTTCTTGGTAGTCTGGTAGCGAAGTATACCTGGTAGTCTAGTGCCGCTGTATACCTGGTAGTCTAGTGCCGCAGTATACCTGATCGTCTTGTGGCGCAGTATACCTGGTAGTCTAATGGCGCAGTATTCATGGTCGTCTAGTGTAGCCGTATATCTGATAGTCTGGTGGCATAGTTATGCTGGTAGTCTAGAGGGGCAGAATACCTGTCTTTGTCTTTGGCAACCAGTCTTCGATTACCTGATTGTAGGGGTAAAAAAGGGAGCTCATCTGTTCAATCACGAACGTTTTCTCAGAATTCAAGTGTCGTCGTACATAAAAACTACTGCagaaaatatgtgatatttataatacattttgtgTCGCAATTACTATAAAATGGATCAAGtttaaagtgttatttttcgAAAGAGAAAAATATCGGAATTCTTTATAGCGAGTCGTTTTTTTTTACTGCGATCAAACACCAATAAACCATCAGATAAATCACCATCCGGTTACTATAAAATGAATTTTGTGCTGAACGATACAgcattttacatttgtataagcATTGTCCAAACAATCTCGTCAAACATTCTATcaattgtataatattatagatattgaCGCCTCGCAATCAATATCAACAATCTAAACCCGAATGACATCGATTATgagccaaaaaaaaaaaaaacgtatcAGTGGAATATGCTcctgataataaaatattaaaatactgaaGATGAAAACATCCCAAGGAGAgagaaaacatacaaaaaaatgtacaacATTAATATTTGAATTGTGCTTAACGATTCGAATAACCTTTTGTTTGCATTGTCTTTTGAGATCCTACTCCCTTTATGCGAAAACTCCATTTGAATATTTGCAAACACAAATTGGAACCATATTTAAATTTGCACAATTAATCTATTTATTGCTCTAGTGACATCATAATCGTTCCCGTCGACAGCAAGAATTATGATAAAAACTTGCGATTGTCTAACTCCTCGGCGCTCTTTACAGAAGAGTagagaatatcaaaataaacaactaTTAAACCAGgaattacaataaaaccttGGAATCAATTCATAAGAAAAATGTTTTCAACATCATGATCATTCTTGGCAGGTCGAGTAGAAGAATTCCTCCAAATGTCGTGGCCAGAAGCGCTATTCCAACGTATCCAACATAAGCAGAGGATGGGCGTGGGTCACTGGCACTTGTCCTCGCCCTAATCGTCGATGACAAATTCTCCTCGTCAACCTTGGTTTCTTTCTTCAGAGTATCCAATTTCAACTGTAGCTCCTCGGTGATGTTTACGACAGAGTAAAAAATTAGTCCATTTGCATCACAATCACAAGAACAGGTGTTGCTCTGAGTAGATACAAGCACGGCCGTAGTTGCTTCACCCGTAACGTTATCGCTTGACACTTCTGAACCTGTACATGgataaaagaaaaatatgatTAATAAGTCTGTACATACCCTGATCCTTAACATCTAAGGATCATTAATGACATTACACGTTTAGATGAGATATAGAGATCTGTAGTCTGTGACAATATATGTCTAAAATTGCCTCCATCACGCTTTAACTTCCTGAATATGGAGTCTGAGATCCTTTATCTAAGGTTCGGTCAAGAATAATAGACACAAGTATTTCgctgctttttttttttttttttctttttaatttgtgtCTTCTGAAAGCAATGTTTTAGGCTGATGGAGATAGAATGGAATAGTATTTGTCTCTATGCGATGGAGGGTATGCAACTTAAATGACATGAATAAGAAAGCATCATCTCGAATCTACAAATTGTCTCGCTGAAAAAGTAAACATTGAAACTGTGTTGAATGGTTACCATGGAAAAGTcttatcaaatttatttttgttatttaccAAAGATTTCCGTCTATTTAAGGATAAAAATAATCTTACTTGTATGATGGCACATAGCAATACTCAGAATCTGCATCCCACAAAACAGCGTTTTCCACGTCATGATAAGCGCATGAATTATGTAATATTCCAATATTTCCATGCAGTATATGTCAACCTAAAATAACCTGCCGTTAGAAGCTCACATCTAAACATTTATAATATGCTGCCTTGTCCGAGTAATCTAATTCATAATATATACTTCTAGTTAATCTATATACTTATGTTGCTACAATGTTTGGCGTATTGTTCTGAGCCATAACCAATGTTTACTCAAGCTCCATCAGCTTTTAGCACTTCAAGGTTCCATTAAACTAATCTACTAAAACTATTCGCGATATCAGTTCTCTATTTACATATGACCTACCGATAGTGGGCAAATTATGTACAAGCAGAGAACAAATAAATCACTTGGTTGTCAGCTTATTGAATACTGAAATTAAGAAAGAAGtctgtaaaatatatttcacgaggcCTTCACAACATTCCATTCATGAAAATGCATAAAAGTAAGCAAAACAATCAAACGTCATTGTCGGCGATgtgaataattttattttacaacagaGTATGTGATTATACTTAGTGAGAATATCACAAATAGTAGCACTCTATTCATGAACATTCACCAAAGCTGATTGttcacacaacaacacaagaCCACAATAACAACGGATGGCATACCAATGGCATAACAATGTATATTCACGAATCGTATCTGACAACAATGTATTCGCATCCGACAACAAAATTCCTATAAGACAAGTTGTTTCTAACAGATAACACTTTATTCGTATCCGACACTAATTTATAATAGTATCAgaaatttatgtttttatagCAATGATTATTGCACCTGATTATATACAAATGGGTGCCTGAAGGCATGTTGATAATTTACGTCTGGCAGTAATTAGCTCAATTAAATATATGAATGATCATTTGAGGAACAAATAGATATAAACAATGCGTACTTGTTCACATGCTTCAAATCAAGAAAGAAAATGGATACGTATTGTTAGTTTTCCATTTATAAATTAGAACATCGCTGCTTACCTACCATTCAGTATTCAATGGATTGTTCCCATCAATACGATTTTCGTGGCAGCTATTGACTACTGACGGagaaattaacaacacaaaTATTCGAGAGAGGAAAGTTGGCGAAGACAATGAGAAAGTGTTACGGTCTACATCAGTATCTCAATTAGAAATGTTATATTGCTTTATGCGATATAAAGTCGGGCGTGTCTGATGCTTGtttatgcgatatgaagtcgGGCGTGTCTGATGCTTGTTTAAGCGATATGAAGTCGGCCGTGTCTGATGCTTGTTGTTATGTACAGTGGTTCCGAAGTCATCACCGTAGTTTCCACTTATTCTATCTTGTTCTCTCCTAGAGGTAACAATTagtatatgaataaataaacattaacatataatataatggGATGTATTTCGAAAATTAAGCATAAAGCAAATACCGAACAAACATAAAATACGTGTTTAAATATATGGACAATATCTGATAattttattaagatatattatcTAAACTTACCCATAACTTACCCGAATTTGACCTTGAGACGTATGTTGTTGTCGATGAAGCAAAAGGCGCTTACTCTTCCGAAACACCttgtcttattctccttgtataTTTCCATGGGTATATACTACATCAAACATTACTTTCATTGCGTGACAAACTTACCCTTCTTTATTTTAGGCTTGAAGCATGCTTTCCTCAGTACTTGGGTTATTATCTATATTGATTTGATTTCCTTGTGTGTTTTGTCAGTATGCTACTGAATTATTTGAGTGTTCCAAAACGATGACTATTTTAATTTGCTCAGTGTTCTACCGacattttaacattatattcttaacattctttttttttcttggttTAAAAGTTCGATATTTAGATAAGTCTTCACGCACTAGATTCGAAACGAAACATAAGTATCCAGATTTTTATCATCCTTTTTATCTAGCTATGACAATAGATAAACGTAATATTGGTAAAACACATTGCCATTaatgaatttgtttgtttttagggggttttgttttatttatttatttatttatttatcttatattttatCCGTGCACTCTGGATGATCACTTTTTGCGTTCGTTATTTATTATTAATGGAATATAACTGTAGCTGGTTAGCAATCTCGAACACTTAATATTGGACGATATCTATCGACGTAAGCACAGGATGTTAACATTAGTGGAGTAGATATTGATTTGCTTTTTAATGGTTTCTATCAGTGTATAA
Above is a window of Pecten maximus chromosome 7, xPecMax1.1, whole genome shotgun sequence DNA encoding:
- the LOC117331064 gene encoding uncharacterized protein LOC117331064 → MEILEYYIIHALIMTWKTLFCGMQILSIAMCHHTSSEVSSDNVTGEATTAVLVSTQSNTCSCDCDANGLIFYSVVNITEELQLKLDTLKKETKVDEENLSSTIRARTSASDPRPSSAYVGYVGIALLATTFGGILLLDLPRMIMMLKTFFL